The genome window GTGGCTGCGCTCCCTGAAGGGCTTCGAGGAGCGACTGCACTGGCATTGCCACTTCATGCAGAAACTCGAATCGGAGCCGCGCTTCGAGCACGAGAACATGCAGCGCGCCTGCGACGGGCTCCGCGAGGCAGAGTTCGACCCGGCGCGATTCGAGGCCTGGTGCCGCGGCGCCACCGGGTTTCCGCTGGTGGATGCCTGCATGCGCCAGCTCAACGCCCGGGGCTGGCTGAACTTCCGCATGCGCGCGATGGTGGTTGCCTTCGCCAGCTACCACCTGTGGCTGGACTGGAAACGGACCTCGCCCTTCCTGGCGCGACAATTCACGGACTACGAGGTGGGCATCCACTGCTGCCAGATGCAGATGCAGTCCGGGACGACGGGGATCAACACCCTGCGCATCTACAACCCGGTCAAGCAGAGCCAGGAGCAGGACCCTGCGGGCACCTTCATCCGGCAGTGGTTGCCGGAGCTGGCCCACGTACCCGATCGCTGGCTCCACGAGCCGTGGCATATGCCCACCTCGGTGCAGCGGGCCACGGGGTGTTGGATCGGCCGTGACTACCCGGCGCCGGTCGTGGATCACCAGCAGGCCGCCCGGCACGCCCGCGAGCGTTTTCGCGCCATCCGCCGAGACCCTGCCGCCCATCGTGAGGCGGATGCCATCCAGCAGGCCCACGGCAGCCGCCGCCCCGCCCCCAGCCGACGAAGGCGCCCGAAACCGGACGACCACCAGGGCCGGCTCTTCTGATCAACGGGGGCGCCTCACTCAAAGCGATAGGCGCTGTGGCAGGCCACGCAGTGGGCACAAGCGGCTGATTTGTATCCCTCACGCCACGGAAAACATCCGCCTGCGGAGCCCGGATGCCGGCCCGTTCAGTTCCAGTTCACGCCCCGCGGTCCAAAGCTCGGTATTATTGAGAGTTATCATTCCCCCCATGCTCAGGCTGTCACAACGGCCTCTCCGGCAAGCCACATTGGTACAATACATATGCGATGGTTTTTCGCCGCATTAAACAAAAGCTTCGATTTCGGGTGGCGCTCCCACCGGCGGGAATTCTGGCGATTCTGGGGC of Halorhodospira halophila contains these proteins:
- a CDS encoding FAD-binding domain-containing protein, which produces MATEVQLVWFKRDLRIHDHAPLTEAARRGVVLPLYVVEPELWRQPDASARQWHFVRASLKDLRKALATLGQPLVVRRGDLCEVLAELQQHYTIAAVHAHQETGNGWTYARDRRVAAYLKATGIPWLEYRQHGVVRGLREVVHATRARRAALREQPRSAERGQWLRSLKGFEERLHWHCHFMQKLESEPRFEHENMQRACDGLREAEFDPARFEAWCRGATGFPLVDACMRQLNARGWLNFRMRAMVVAFASYHLWLDWKRTSPFLARQFTDYEVGIHCCQMQMQSGTTGINTLRIYNPVKQSQEQDPAGTFIRQWLPELAHVPDRWLHEPWHMPTSVQRATGCWIGRDYPAPVVDHQQAARHARERFRAIRRDPAAHREADAIQQAHGSRRPAPSRRRRPKPDDHQGRLF